One window from the genome of Verrucomicrobiota bacterium encodes:
- a CDS encoding glycosyltransferase, translated as MKQPNHIRQQFGVLGLDLPRLAWCLARPGGWLHYRNRIDNLKISPDGRAVACQSQWGSNLHAMDQFPALSWPLMRRALRAWPVRLSRTPVICGAPQLSFILPHRGRLRLPLLHITIESILAQREVPVECMVVEQNERREIFDLPRGVRYLHLPHPKDPVSWRKSWAYNEGVRLASTEIVVCHDGDIPVPTRYAVEILRQFREHQWDAVFPQRFLFYLNSSVTREIIAQRSLPLCHLPECVRQNWKGGTLAIRKEAYWKIGGFDEQFIDWTGEDLEFHDRCLELNCFDYGYIPFLHLWHPPQETKLGLKREQNLAEFHNLMQIPRAERIRRLVGQT; from the coding sequence ATGAAGCAGCCCAATCACATTCGGCAGCAATTCGGAGTTTTAGGCTTGGACTTGCCACGTTTGGCTTGGTGCCTGGCCCGACCTGGTGGTTGGCTCCATTACCGGAACCGCATTGATAATTTGAAGATTTCCCCGGATGGCCGGGCCGTGGCCTGTCAGAGTCAATGGGGTAGCAATCTGCACGCGATGGACCAATTCCCCGCGCTCAGTTGGCCGCTGATGCGGCGCGCGCTTCGGGCGTGGCCGGTGCGATTGAGCCGAACCCCGGTCATCTGTGGCGCGCCGCAACTGTCTTTCATCCTGCCGCACCGGGGACGGCTAAGGCTGCCATTGCTGCATATCACCATTGAATCCATCCTGGCGCAGCGGGAGGTGCCAGTGGAGTGTATGGTGGTCGAGCAAAATGAGCGCCGGGAAATTTTTGACCTGCCGCGTGGCGTTCGCTATCTGCATCTGCCCCATCCCAAAGATCCGGTTTCCTGGCGCAAATCTTGGGCCTACAATGAAGGCGTTCGTCTCGCTTCCACCGAAATCGTGGTTTGTCATGACGGCGATATCCCAGTCCCCACTCGCTATGCGGTGGAAATTCTGCGGCAGTTCCGGGAGCACCAATGGGATGCGGTGTTTCCGCAGCGGTTCCTGTTTTACCTCAATTCCTCAGTTACACGTGAAATCATTGCGCAGCGTTCCCTTCCCCTCTGCCATTTGCCGGAATGTGTCCGACAGAATTGGAAAGGCGGCACCTTGGCAATCCGAAAAGAAGCGTACTGGAAAATCGGCGGCTTTGATGAGCAATTTATTGACTGGACGGGGGAAGATCTCGAATTTCATGACCGTTGCCTGGAGTTGAATTGCTTTGACTACGGGTACATCCCCTTCCTTCATCTCTGGCACCCTCCACAGGAAACCAAACTGGGACTAAAAAGAGAACAGAACCTCGCAGAATTCCATAATTTGATGCAAATCCCGCGAGCGGAACGCATCCGCCGGTTGGTGGGTCAAACGTGA